In Pseudonocardia sp. C8, one genomic interval encodes:
- a CDS encoding acyltransferase family protein produces the protein MARHRAEPDRTAPTAPLGTVPDTYPPPRRPGDDRAPGRTVWVDAAKGLCIVLVVLHHAVMFLEPQGLVPGPLYLLNTAIASLRMPLFFLASGLFLASVLNRPWRVLLHKRVALFAWLYLLWTCLQYAVLAALPHGIAPPLATQTWERLLLSPLLPAPSMWFLYALALFSVAARLLRRVPAAVLLTATGVLSAVAAAGMLEFPSFAWGSMSRYAFFFVLGWHGRALVERLAAATSPLRVLVAAVVAAGAATASVVFGLRDIPGVAFGLNVVAVTGGVLAAAELARWRIGRVAIGLGRRTLPIYLANILVIGVLTTLLAGVRLPAPAQYVLVALVTATTVVLTLGVQRLLLTVRAGWLYDLPGRWAVRPTTS, from the coding sequence ATGGCGCGTCATCGAGCCGAGCCCGACCGGACCGCGCCGACCGCACCGCTCGGCACGGTCCCCGACACCTACCCGCCCCCGCGACGGCCCGGTGACGACCGCGCACCCGGCCGCACCGTCTGGGTGGACGCCGCGAAGGGGCTCTGCATCGTCCTCGTGGTGCTGCACCACGCGGTGATGTTCCTGGAGCCCCAGGGGCTGGTCCCCGGCCCGCTGTACCTGCTCAACACGGCGATCGCCTCGCTGCGGATGCCGCTGTTCTTCCTCGCGTCCGGCCTGTTCCTGGCGTCGGTGCTGAACCGGCCGTGGCGGGTCCTGCTGCACAAGCGGGTCGCGCTGTTCGCCTGGCTCTACCTGCTGTGGACGTGCCTGCAGTACGCCGTGCTGGCCGCGCTGCCTCACGGGATCGCGCCCCCGCTCGCCACGCAGACCTGGGAACGGCTGCTGCTGAGCCCGCTGCTCCCGGCGCCGTCGATGTGGTTCCTGTACGCCCTGGCCCTGTTCTCGGTCGCGGCGCGGCTGCTGCGCCGGGTCCCCGCCGCGGTCCTGCTCACCGCGACCGGGGTGCTCAGCGCCGTGGCCGCGGCCGGGATGCTCGAGTTCCCGTCCTTCGCCTGGGGCAGCATGTCCCGCTACGCGTTCTTCTTCGTGCTCGGCTGGCACGGCCGCGCGCTCGTCGAGCGGCTGGCGGCCGCGACCTCGCCGCTGCGGGTGCTCGTCGCCGCGGTGGTCGCCGCCGGCGCGGCCACCGCGTCGGTGGTGTTCGGGCTGCGCGACATCCCCGGTGTCGCGTTCGGCCTGAACGTCGTCGCCGTCACCGGTGGCGTGCTGGCCGCCGCCGAGCTCGCGCGGTGGCGGATCGGCCGGGTCGCGATCGGGCTGGGCCGCCGGACGCTCCCGATCTACCTGGCGAACATCCTCGTGATCGGCGTGCTGACCACGCTGCTCGCCGGGGTCCGCCTCCCGGCACCGGCGCAGTACGTGCTGGTCGCCCTGGTCACCGCGACGACCGTCGTGCTGACGCTGGGCGTGCAGCGGCTCCTGCTCACCGTCCGCGCGGGATGGCTCTACGACCTGCCGGGGCGCTGGGCGGTCCGCCCCACGACGAGCTGA
- a CDS encoding PPOX class F420-dependent oxidoreductase: MGDEQYELLEKARQGILATIKRSGMPQLSPVTPYYDRAAGTIQVSMTDGRAKTANLRRDPRAALSVESEDGRAWATAEGPVELIGPDDSPDGPAVQALVDWYRAAAGEHPDWDEYREVMVRDRRVLMTMHVQRVYGERVG, from the coding sequence ATGGGAGACGAACAGTACGAGCTGCTCGAGAAGGCCCGGCAGGGCATCCTGGCGACGATCAAGCGCAGCGGGATGCCGCAGCTGTCACCGGTCACGCCGTACTACGACCGCGCCGCGGGCACGATCCAGGTCTCCATGACCGACGGCCGGGCGAAGACCGCCAACCTGCGTCGCGACCCGCGGGCCGCACTGTCGGTGGAGAGCGAGGACGGTCGGGCCTGGGCCACCGCGGAGGGCCCCGTCGAGCTGATCGGACCGGACGACTCCCCCGACGGCCCCGCCGTGCAGGCCCTCGTCGACTGGTACCGCGCGGCTGCCGGCGAGCACCCGGACTGGGACGAGTACCGCGAGGTCATGGTGCGCGACCGGCGGGTGCTGATGACCATGCACGTGCAGCGGGTCTACGGCGAGCGGGTCGGCTGA
- a CDS encoding LysR substrate-binding domain-containing protein, with product METRRLEYFRVLAEDGNFSRAAERLRISQPALSQQIQRLEAEVGAPLVDRTSRPVALTEVGRRLLEQTAELLDQVRSIERLATAAGRGETGSLRIGVIPLALLGPVPGCLRAFRGTHPDVLVSLHRSDSAPLLDLLGSGRLDAGFLTAAPHPSTGLHGTDLWETELELAVPDDHRLAGTGPVALRELAREHLVLFPREAAPENYDLVITACAAAGFSPRLVTTTGGYADQIGYVAAGVGVALVPREVGVVHAEGVARLPLAEPLGLTMRVVWNPGRPNPALRAFLAVLGRAAGTGT from the coding sequence GTGGAGACCCGGCGTCTGGAGTACTTCCGCGTGCTCGCCGAGGACGGGAACTTCAGCCGTGCCGCCGAACGGCTCCGCATCTCCCAGCCGGCCCTGTCCCAGCAGATCCAGCGGCTGGAGGCGGAGGTGGGGGCACCGCTGGTGGACCGGACGTCGCGGCCGGTGGCCCTGACCGAGGTCGGCCGCCGGTTGCTCGAGCAGACCGCGGAGCTGCTCGACCAGGTCCGGTCGATCGAACGGCTCGCGACCGCGGCCGGGCGCGGCGAGACGGGCAGCCTGCGGATCGGGGTCATCCCGCTCGCGCTGCTCGGGCCGGTGCCGGGGTGCCTGCGCGCGTTCCGCGGGACGCACCCCGACGTCCTCGTCAGCCTGCACCGCTCGGACTCGGCGCCGTTGCTGGACCTGCTCGGGTCCGGGCGGCTCGACGCCGGGTTCCTCACCGCCGCTCCGCACCCGTCGACCGGACTGCACGGCACCGACCTGTGGGAGACCGAGCTGGAGCTCGCGGTGCCCGACGACCACCGGCTCGCCGGAACCGGCCCGGTGGCACTGCGCGAGCTCGCACGGGAGCACCTCGTGCTGTTCCCGCGCGAGGCCGCACCGGAGAACTACGACCTGGTGATCACCGCGTGCGCGGCGGCGGGGTTCTCCCCGCGCCTGGTCACGACGACCGGTGGGTACGCCGACCAGATCGGCTACGTCGCCGCCGGGGTCGGGGTGGCGCTGGTGCCGCGCGAGGTCGGCGTGGTGCACGCCGAGGGAGTGGCCCGGCTCCCGCTGGCCGAGCCGCTCGGACTGACCATGCGGGTGGTGTGGAATCCGGGCCGGCCCAACCCGGCGCTGCGCGCGTTCCTCGCGGTGCTGGGCCGGGCGGCCGGCACCGGGACGTGA
- the solA gene encoding N-methyl-L-tryptophan oxidase, giving the protein MTVGGRYDVVVVGLGAFGSQALWRLARRGLRVAGVEQFGLAHALGSSHGATRLFRLACLEHPELPALATASRRLWRELEAATGTDLLQQTGGIMIGPPEGRAVAGTVRAADRHALAVTTLSPAEVSERFPQHAGLAPHWGGVWDPDAGILRPEAAVRAAVEAAGASGATVFDGVRVRAIDPDGSGAVVRTATGALRADRVVVSTGAWLTALVPGVVAEPVRVPLLWFAARSDPAGFTLDRFGVFIRHYDEERTIWGHGATLGEPAKVGLSPDPRHQPRVDPDHLDRSVDAATDWAHLSAVLGSALPGLDPVPARAAPCMITNSADGQFLAGPVPGRPEVLLAGACSGHGFKHAPGVGEIVARAVTGEPQEVETGYLDPARFGGDRPGGRSLAGADQLVVGRTAQRPGRS; this is encoded by the coding sequence GTGACGGTCGGCGGCAGGTACGACGTGGTCGTCGTCGGGCTCGGCGCGTTCGGCTCGCAGGCCCTCTGGCGGCTCGCCCGCCGGGGCCTGCGGGTCGCCGGGGTCGAGCAGTTCGGGCTCGCGCACGCGCTCGGGTCCAGCCACGGGGCGACCCGGCTGTTCCGGCTGGCCTGCCTGGAGCACCCCGAGCTGCCCGCGCTGGCCACGGCGTCACGACGGCTGTGGCGCGAGCTCGAGGCGGCGACCGGCACGGACCTGCTGCAGCAGACCGGCGGGATCATGATCGGGCCGCCGGAGGGGCGGGCGGTCGCGGGAACCGTGCGCGCCGCGGACCGCCACGCCCTCGCCGTCACCACGCTGTCCCCGGCCGAGGTGTCCGAACGGTTCCCCCAGCACGCCGGGCTCGCCCCGCACTGGGGTGGGGTGTGGGACCCCGACGCGGGCATCCTCCGCCCGGAAGCCGCGGTCCGGGCCGCGGTGGAGGCGGCCGGCGCGTCGGGCGCCACGGTGTTCGACGGTGTCCGGGTGCGGGCGATCGACCCGGACGGTTCCGGCGCGGTCGTGCGCACCGCCACCGGCGCGCTGCGGGCCGACCGGGTGGTCGTCTCGACCGGGGCCTGGCTGACGGCACTGGTCCCGGGCGTCGTCGCCGAGCCGGTCCGGGTCCCGCTGCTGTGGTTCGCGGCCAGGTCCGACCCGGCCGGGTTCACGCTGGACCGGTTCGGCGTGTTCATCCGGCACTACGACGAGGAGCGGACGATCTGGGGGCACGGAGCGACGCTCGGCGAACCGGCCAAGGTCGGCCTGTCCCCCGATCCGCGCCACCAGCCGCGGGTCGACCCGGATCACCTGGACCGCTCGGTCGACGCGGCGACCGACTGGGCCCACCTGTCCGCCGTCCTCGGGTCCGCGCTGCCCGGGCTGGATCCCGTCCCGGCCCGGGCCGCACCCTGCATGATCACGAACAGCGCGGACGGGCAGTTCCTCGCGGGGCCGGTGCCCGGCCGCCCGGAGGTGCTCCTGGCCGGGGCGTGCTCGGGCCACGGGTTCAAGCACGCGCCGGGAGTGGGCGAGATCGTCGCCCGCGCCGTCACCGGCGAGCCCCAGGAGGTCGAGACCGGCTACCTCGACCCGGCGCGCTTCGGCGGGGACCGGCCCGGTGGACGTTCACTCGCCGGGGCGGATCAGCTCGTCGTGGGGCGGACCGCCCAGCGCCCCGGCAGGTCGTAG
- a CDS encoding hydantoinase/oxoprolinase family protein, translating to MAWRLGVDTGGTFTDVCLFDEDSGTFTITKVASTPHDPGEAVLAGVRRILERAGAGVDGIGHFAHGTTVATNALLQGRGARTGLLTTEGFADLLELARQRRPKLYDQTARKGDPLVPRHRRLEVTERVRHDGTVAVPADRAQIRDQVRKLRDEGVEAVAVCLLYSYLSPAHERLVREVVAEELPEAFLSVSSEVLPEFREFERLSTVVTNAFIGPVMSRYLSRLRTRLADAGLACTPQVTQSNGGMMSFPAAEALPVRTVLSGPSTGVVGATKVAAQCGHPDLITFDMGGTSSDVALVAGGVPGTAPGMEMDGRPIQAPMLDIHTVGAGGGSLAWIDAGGHLKVGPQSAGADPGPACYGRGNDEPTVTDANVVLGVLNRTHLLGGTMEIDADRSFAAVDRLAARLGMSREATAQGIVDVVVASTARAIRVISVQRGHDPRDYALVAFGGAGPLHSSRLARELGMTRTLVPQKPGALSALGMLMTDLRSDTSRTRILPLDAARAADFDAVQAELRAEAARWFAHEGVAEHDRALRAVIDVRYVGQNYELPVPVPPTLDEIALKTAREAFDELHEQRYGYAVPDEPVEAVTFRLEATGRTPLLRFDRAEPGGADPSAARAGTRPLYLPELGRHVDAPVYDRGLLRPGHEFTGPATVEQYDATTLVLPGEHVRVDATATLVTTLGRAS from the coding sequence ATGGCCTGGCGGCTCGGCGTCGACACCGGCGGCACGTTCACCGACGTCTGCCTGTTCGACGAGGACAGCGGCACGTTCACGATCACCAAGGTGGCCAGCACACCGCACGACCCCGGCGAGGCGGTGCTCGCCGGGGTGCGCCGGATCCTGGAACGCGCCGGGGCCGGGGTCGACGGGATCGGGCACTTCGCGCACGGCACGACCGTCGCCACCAACGCCCTGCTGCAGGGCCGCGGCGCGCGGACCGGGCTGCTCACCACCGAGGGGTTCGCCGACCTGCTCGAGCTGGCCCGCCAGCGCCGGCCGAAGCTGTACGACCAGACCGCCCGCAAGGGCGACCCGCTGGTGCCCCGGCACCGCCGGCTCGAGGTGACCGAGCGGGTCCGCCACGACGGCACGGTCGCCGTTCCCGCCGACCGCGCACAGATCCGGGACCAGGTGCGGAAGCTGCGCGACGAGGGGGTCGAGGCGGTCGCGGTCTGCCTGCTCTACAGCTACCTGTCGCCGGCCCACGAACGGCTGGTGCGGGAGGTCGTCGCCGAGGAGCTCCCGGAGGCGTTCCTGTCGGTGTCGAGCGAGGTGCTGCCCGAGTTCCGGGAGTTCGAGCGGCTGTCCACCGTGGTCACCAACGCGTTCATCGGCCCGGTCATGTCGCGGTACCTGTCCCGCCTGCGCACGCGGCTCGCGGACGCAGGGCTGGCCTGCACGCCGCAGGTCACCCAGTCGAACGGCGGCATGATGTCGTTCCCGGCCGCCGAGGCACTGCCCGTCCGGACGGTCCTGTCCGGGCCGAGCACCGGCGTCGTGGGTGCCACGAAGGTCGCCGCACAGTGCGGGCACCCCGACCTGATCACGTTCGACATGGGCGGGACGAGCTCCGACGTCGCGCTGGTCGCCGGCGGGGTACCCGGCACCGCTCCCGGCATGGAGATGGACGGCCGCCCGATCCAGGCCCCCATGCTGGACATCCACACGGTCGGAGCCGGCGGCGGATCGCTGGCCTGGATCGACGCCGGCGGGCACCTGAAGGTCGGGCCGCAGAGCGCAGGAGCCGACCCCGGCCCCGCCTGCTACGGGCGCGGGAACGACGAGCCGACCGTCACCGACGCCAACGTCGTCCTCGGCGTGCTGAACCGGACCCACCTGCTCGGCGGCACGATGGAGATCGACGCCGACCGCTCGTTCGCCGCCGTCGACCGGCTCGCGGCCCGGCTCGGCATGTCCCGGGAGGCGACCGCGCAGGGCATCGTCGACGTCGTCGTCGCGAGCACCGCCCGGGCGATCCGGGTGATCTCGGTGCAGCGCGGGCACGACCCGCGCGACTACGCACTGGTCGCGTTCGGCGGTGCGGGCCCGCTGCACTCGTCGCGCCTGGCCCGCGAACTCGGCATGACCCGCACGCTCGTCCCCCAGAAGCCCGGCGCCCTCTCCGCGCTCGGGATGCTGATGACCGACCTCCGCAGCGACACCTCCCGGACCCGGATCCTTCCCCTCGACGCCGCACGGGCCGCCGACTTCGACGCCGTGCAGGCCGAGCTCCGCGCCGAGGCCGCCCGCTGGTTCGCGCACGAGGGTGTCGCCGAGCACGACCGGGCGCTGCGGGCCGTGATCGACGTGCGCTACGTCGGCCAGAACTACGAGCTACCCGTTCCGGTGCCGCCGACGCTGGACGAGATCGCGCTCAAGACGGCCCGGGAGGCGTTCGACGAGCTCCACGAGCAGCGCTACGGCTACGCCGTCCCCGACGAACCGGTGGAGGCGGTCACGTTCCGGCTGGAGGCCACCGGCCGCACGCCGCTGCTGAGGTTCGACCGGGCCGAGCCCGGCGGCGCCGACCCGTCCGCGGCCCGGGCCGGGACGCGACCGCTGTACCTGCCGGAGCTCGGACGTCACGTCGACGCGCCGGTCTACGACCGCGGTCTGCTCCGGCCGGGCCACGAGTTCACCGGGCCGGCCACCGTCGAGCAGTACGACGCGACGACGCTGGTGCTCCCCGGCGAGCACGTCCGCGTCGATGCCACCGCCACGCTGGTCACCACGCTCGGGAGGGCCTCATGA
- a CDS encoding MFS transporter, with amino-acid sequence MSAPATTRLQPGTPEHRRSYRRALTASSIGWGLDGFDHTMFPLALGAILATLGISTAAGGTVTTISLVASAVGGMAGGVLGDRFGRARTLIWVIIGFSVFTALTATAQNIEQLIVWRVLEGLFFGAEWPVGVALLSEYTAPERRGRVMAFMQSVYSIGWAASTISYFAIFSLLPQELAWRVLFLVGIVPALFVLWIRRNVTDAVHRERSRSANPFAGLGALFAPGLRRTTIVSTLFMVGGHGNYYAVVSFLPLYLSTERGLQVSGTTTYLLVQIVGGFVGYVSSGWFHDRFGRRPTQTTAYLLAVSSMVAFLLVPVPAPAVGYLLIFLVGMCVSSCAGGLGAILSEQFPTRVRSSGLGFSYNVGRGFAALGPMVIGLMAASWGLGTSVLLVGSALAGLATVMLWLMPETLGKEIV; translated from the coding sequence GTGAGCGCCCCCGCGACGACCCGGCTGCAGCCCGGGACGCCCGAGCACCGGCGCTCCTACCGGCGGGCGCTGACGGCGTCCTCCATCGGGTGGGGGCTCGACGGCTTCGACCACACGATGTTCCCGCTGGCACTGGGCGCGATCCTGGCGACCCTGGGCATCTCCACCGCGGCCGGCGGCACGGTCACCACGATCAGCCTGGTCGCCTCGGCGGTCGGTGGGATGGCCGGCGGTGTGCTGGGCGACCGGTTCGGCCGGGCGCGCACCCTGATCTGGGTGATCATCGGGTTCAGCGTGTTCACCGCCCTGACCGCGACCGCGCAGAACATCGAGCAGCTGATCGTGTGGCGGGTGCTGGAGGGCCTGTTCTTCGGTGCCGAGTGGCCGGTCGGGGTCGCGCTGCTGTCGGAGTACACCGCCCCGGAACGGCGCGGGCGGGTGATGGCGTTCATGCAGAGCGTCTACTCGATCGGCTGGGCGGCCTCCACGATCTCCTACTTCGCGATCTTCTCGTTGCTGCCGCAGGAGCTCGCGTGGCGGGTGCTGTTCCTGGTCGGGATCGTGCCCGCGCTGTTCGTGCTGTGGATCCGCCGCAACGTCACCGACGCGGTGCACCGGGAGCGGTCCCGGAGCGCGAACCCGTTCGCCGGGCTCGGTGCCCTGTTCGCGCCGGGTCTGCGCCGCACGACGATCGTGTCGACCCTGTTCATGGTCGGCGGGCACGGCAACTACTACGCGGTGGTGTCGTTCCTGCCGCTGTACCTGTCGACCGAGCGCGGCCTGCAGGTCTCCGGCACGACGACGTACCTGCTCGTGCAGATCGTCGGCGGGTTCGTCGGGTACGTGTCCAGCGGCTGGTTCCACGACCGGTTCGGCCGCCGTCCGACGCAGACCACGGCCTACCTGCTGGCGGTGTCGAGCATGGTGGCGTTCCTGCTGGTCCCGGTGCCGGCCCCGGCCGTCGGCTACCTGTTGATCTTCCTGGTGGGCATGTGCGTGTCGTCCTGTGCGGGCGGGCTCGGCGCGATCCTGTCCGAGCAGTTCCCGACCCGGGTGCGCTCGTCCGGGCTCGGCTTCTCCTACAACGTGGGGCGCGGGTTCGCGGCCCTCGGCCCGATGGTCATCGGGCTCATGGCCGCGTCCTGGGGCCTCGGCACGTCGGTGCTCCTGGTCGGCTCCGCCCTGGCAGGGCTGGCGACGGTGATGCTGTGGCTGATGCCGGAGACGCTCGGCAAGGAGATCGTGTGA
- a CDS encoding homoserine O-acetyltransferase — translation MTSTDRLPPASGAWREGDDPGRRRFLDLPAPLKLEAGGELPGVRLSYETWGELAPDGSNAVLVLHALTGDTHIEGPAGPGHPTAGWWPGLITPGGPLDPARWFVVAPNAIGGCQGSTGPASTAPDGRPWGSRFPLVTARDTVAAEQHLADALGIDAFACVIGGSMGSMRSLEWAATEPDRVQRLFLLAGPAASSADQIGWANPQIAAIRSDPHWHGGDYHLLPEGPWRGLGVARRIAHLSYRSGYELGTRFGRDPQHGEDPFDGGRYAVESYLDHHAAKLVRRFDAASYVRLTQLMNHHDVGRDRGGTAAALSRVRARTYVAGVTSDRLYPMSEQEELVEGIPLADPLKVIDSPYGHDGFLVETATVAGLLGELLDEPAP, via the coding sequence TTGACGAGCACGGACCGTCTCCCTCCCGCCAGCGGTGCCTGGCGGGAGGGAGACGACCCCGGCCGGCGCCGGTTCCTCGACCTGCCCGCCCCGCTCAAGCTGGAGGCGGGGGGTGAGCTGCCCGGTGTCCGACTGTCCTACGAGACCTGGGGCGAGCTCGCCCCGGACGGCTCCAACGCCGTCCTCGTGCTGCACGCCCTGACCGGGGACACGCACATCGAGGGGCCGGCCGGGCCCGGGCACCCGACGGCCGGGTGGTGGCCGGGGCTCATCACACCGGGCGGGCCGCTGGACCCGGCGCGCTGGTTCGTCGTCGCCCCCAACGCGATCGGCGGCTGCCAGGGCAGCACCGGGCCGGCGTCCACCGCGCCGGACGGCCGGCCGTGGGGGAGCCGGTTCCCGCTGGTCACCGCGCGGGACACGGTGGCCGCGGAGCAGCACCTCGCCGACGCGCTCGGCATCGACGCGTTCGCGTGCGTGATCGGCGGTTCGATGGGGTCGATGCGCTCGCTGGAATGGGCCGCGACCGAGCCGGACCGGGTGCAGCGGCTGTTCCTGCTGGCCGGGCCGGCGGCGTCGTCGGCGGACCAGATCGGCTGGGCGAACCCGCAGATCGCGGCGATCCGCTCCGATCCGCACTGGCACGGCGGCGACTATCACCTCCTCCCGGAGGGGCCGTGGCGCGGTCTCGGCGTCGCCCGCCGGATCGCGCACCTGAGCTACCGGTCCGGTTACGAGCTGGGGACCCGGTTCGGCCGCGACCCGCAGCACGGCGAGGACCCGTTCGACGGGGGCCGGTACGCCGTCGAGTCCTACCTGGACCACCACGCGGCCAAGCTGGTCCGGCGGTTCGACGCCGCGTCCTACGTCCGGCTCACCCAGCTCATGAACCACCACGACGTCGGCCGCGACCGCGGCGGGACGGCCGCCGCGCTGAGCCGGGTGCGGGCCCGGACCTACGTCGCCGGTGTCACCTCGGACCGGCTGTACCCGATGTCCGAGCAGGAGGAGCTGGTCGAGGGCATCCCGCTCGCCGACCCGCTCAAGGTGATCGACTCGCCGTACGGGCACGACGGCTTCCTGGTCGAGACCGCCACCGTCGCGGGGCTGCTCGGGGAGCTGCTCGACGAGCCGGCCCCCTGA
- a CDS encoding hydantoinase B/oxoprolinase family protein, translated as MSTLDPVRVEVIGSALASVAEEMGEMLVKASYSPNIKERRDCTTCIFDARGRTLAQAEHIPLHLGSLMGIVAAITERYAPDEIHDGDTFVGNDPHTGGGTHLPDIVLATPVFHDGELVAWVTNLAHHADFVDRTHAHIFVEGIRIPPVRFARGDVIERDVLDLILLNCQVPKERIADFRAQLAANRLGVRRVRELCDRYGAGTLTEAGELLMDHTERMIRAGIAGIPDGTYAFTDVFDSDEHDGEIELGVRITVRGAAMELDFDAPPQLPNSLNMVRTALLVTVFYAVKTIVGPDVPANDGMFRPLTVTAPEGSLLQCTPPAAVNNRILACQRVVDLVHGALAQAVPDRVPAAGNGAVTALTFSGTDPRTGEFYVYLETVGGGMGAGATHDGLDGVQVHMTNTSNLPVECLESEYPLTVRRYELVDGSGGAGRTRGGMGIRRVLEVGHDDCRVEVSTSRLLSRPWGLAGGEPGASTRVDVLDTTGAVTGRSSSATTLHHGEAVDVRTAGAGGYGPPSERAAELVAADVRDRRRPASDLERVAS; from the coding sequence ATGAGCACCCTGGATCCGGTCCGCGTCGAGGTCATCGGCTCGGCGCTCGCCTCGGTCGCCGAGGAGATGGGCGAGATGCTGGTCAAGGCCTCGTACTCGCCGAACATCAAGGAACGACGCGACTGCACCACCTGCATCTTCGACGCCCGCGGCCGCACACTGGCCCAGGCCGAGCACATCCCGCTGCACCTCGGCTCGCTGATGGGCATCGTCGCCGCGATCACCGAGCGGTACGCCCCCGACGAGATCCACGACGGTGACACCTTCGTCGGCAACGACCCGCACACCGGCGGCGGCACCCACCTGCCCGACATCGTGCTCGCCACCCCGGTGTTCCACGACGGCGAGCTGGTCGCGTGGGTCACGAACCTGGCCCACCACGCCGACTTCGTCGACCGCACGCACGCGCACATCTTCGTCGAGGGCATCCGCATCCCCCCGGTCCGGTTCGCCCGCGGCGACGTGATCGAGCGCGACGTGCTGGACCTGATCCTGCTCAACTGCCAGGTCCCGAAGGAGCGGATCGCCGACTTCCGCGCCCAGCTGGCCGCGAACCGGCTCGGGGTGCGGCGGGTACGCGAGCTGTGCGACCGCTACGGTGCCGGCACCCTCACCGAGGCGGGTGAGCTGCTGATGGACCACACGGAGCGGATGATCCGGGCCGGGATCGCCGGGATCCCGGACGGCACCTACGCCTTCACCGACGTCTTCGACTCCGACGAGCACGACGGCGAGATCGAGCTCGGCGTGCGGATCACCGTCCGGGGTGCGGCGATGGAGCTGGACTTCGACGCGCCGCCACAGCTGCCCAACAGCCTCAACATGGTGCGGACCGCGCTGCTGGTCACCGTGTTCTACGCGGTGAAGACGATCGTCGGACCGGACGTCCCGGCCAACGACGGGATGTTCCGTCCGCTCACGGTCACCGCACCGGAGGGCTCGCTGCTGCAGTGCACGCCCCCGGCCGCGGTGAACAACCGGATCCTCGCCTGCCAGCGCGTGGTCGACCTGGTGCACGGCGCGCTCGCGCAGGCCGTACCGGACCGCGTGCCGGCGGCCGGCAACGGCGCGGTCACGGCGCTCACGTTCTCCGGCACCGATCCCCGCACCGGCGAGTTCTACGTCTACCTCGAGACGGTCGGCGGTGGGATGGGCGCCGGCGCGACCCACGACGGTCTGGACGGGGTCCAGGTGCACATGACCAACACCTCGAACCTGCCGGTCGAATGCCTCGAGTCCGAGTACCCGCTGACGGTCCGCCGTTACGAGCTGGTGGACGGTTCCGGTGGTGCCGGGCGGACCAGGGGCGGCATGGGGATCCGGCGGGTCCTGGAGGTCGGGCACGACGACTGCCGGGTCGAGGTCTCCACCAGCCGGCTGCTGTCCCGGCCGTGGGGCCTGGCCGGCGGCGAGCCCGGAGCCTCCACCCGGGTGGACGTGCTCGACACGACCGGTGCGGTGACCGGCCGGTCCAGCAGCGCGACGACGCTGCACCACGGCGAGGCCGTCGACGTGCGCACTGCCGGCGCGGGTGGCTACGGTCCACCGTCCGAGCGGGCCGCGGAGCTCGTCGCCGCGGACGTGCGGGACCGCCGCCGGCCGGCCTCGGACCTCGAGCGGGTGGCCTCGTGA